GGCCCGGGCCCCTTACCGGACGCTAACGGTTTGCCCGCTTCCCTGACCTTCACGAGCGCGGCCAACCCGCTGGTCAGCTTCACGCTCCAACCCTACACGGCCGCTAACGACCTGCAACTGGCGGATCCGACCACGTACCCGACGGCCGCCGCCACGGCGACGGCGACTCTCACCTCGCCCACGGCGGGCATCGCGACTCTTCACATCCTGGCCGCCTCCGCCAACGGGCCCACCATCAACACGATCGTCCTCAACTTTTCCGACGGGTCGATGACCACGCTGAGCAATCAGACGGTGCCCGACTGGACCGACAACACCGGCGAGGTGGCGATCACCAACCTCGCTCGCATCACGCAGTCCGGCAATGCCTCGGACACGCTCGGTACGCTCACCGAGATCGACATCCCGCTCTCGGCCGGTGATCAGGCGAAAACCCTGGATTCCGTCACGTTCACGAACGACACGCTCGGCAGTTCCACGACGAACATCTTCGCCATCAGCGCCGACCTGGCCCCGACCGTCACCAGCCCGCCGCCCGGCCCGGCGCCCGCGCCGGCCGTGGCCGCTGTGGACGTGGCGTTCACTCTCGCCGGGCAGCAGGTGACCGAGATCGTTTCCGCCAACGGCGTCCTCACCGAGTACAACCCGTCCGGCAGCTTCCAGTTGGCGACCGACATTCTCTCGGCCGGCGTGGCGTTCGGTCCCCAGGGCAAGGTCCTGGTGGTCGTCGATTCGACGGGCACCTTGACACAGTACGACGCCGGCGGGGCGCACGCGCTCGCCGGCGGAGTGCGGGGCGCGAGCGTAGCGATCACGCCGGACGGCGCGGAGGTCCTGCTGGTCACCATGCAAACCGGCGCGTTCTTCCAGTACGACGCGAGCGGGGCGCACGAACTCGCCACCGGGGTGCTGTCGACCAGTCTGACGTTCG
This DNA window, taken from Frigoriglobus tundricola, encodes the following:
- a CDS encoding WD40 repeat domain-containing protein, with the protein product MPASLTFTSAANPLVSFTLQPYTAANDLQLADPTTYPTAAATATATLTSPTAGIATLHILAASANGPTINTIVLNFSDGSMTTLSNQTVPDWTDNTGEVAITNLARITQSGNASDTLGTLTEIDIPLSAGDQAKTLDSVTFTNDTLGSSTTNIFAISADLAPTVTSPPPGPAPAPAVAAVDVAFTLAGQQVTEIVSANGVLTEYNPSGSFQLATDILSAGVAFGPQGKVLVVVDSTGTLTQYDAGGAHALAGGVRGASVAITPDGAEVLLVTMQTGAFFQYDASGAHELATGVLSTSLTFGPQGEVLAVVDSTGTLTQYDAGGAHVLAGGVSSVGVAFGPQGEVLEVIDVTGQLTQYDPSGTHVLAASVDNVAVAFGPSGESLAVVDSSGTLTLYDAFGAHLIATGVRSANLSFVPKGPVLLVVTQTGSCIQYDDSGTYVLTEGLA